A region of Tistrella mobilis DNA encodes the following proteins:
- a CDS encoding GAF domain-containing protein, with the protein MFDAAPIDTDATPKPELYRLLARQLDALIAGERDPVANAANMSALIWMSLPGLNWAGFYFLKSPDELVLGPFQGRPACVRIARGRGVCGTAVAEARTQLVEDVHAFPGHIACDAASASEIVVPLIRDGRILGVLDLDSPHPARFDTEDQAGLERLAAIWVAGSD; encoded by the coding sequence ATGTTCGACGCCGCCCCCATCGATACCGACGCGACCCCCAAGCCCGAGCTGTACCGCCTGCTCGCCCGCCAGCTCGACGCCCTGATCGCGGGCGAGCGCGACCCGGTGGCCAATGCCGCCAACATGTCGGCCCTGATCTGGATGTCGCTGCCCGGCCTGAACTGGGCCGGCTTCTACTTCCTGAAAAGCCCGGACGAGCTGGTGCTCGGCCCCTTCCAGGGCCGGCCGGCCTGCGTGCGCATCGCCCGCGGCCGCGGCGTCTGCGGCACGGCGGTCGCGGAGGCCCGCACCCAGCTGGTCGAAGACGTCCATGCCTTCCCCGGCCATATCGCCTGCGATGCCGCCTCGGCTTCGGAAATCGTCGTGCCGCTGATCCGCGACGGCCGGATCCTGGGTGTGCTCGACCTGGACAGCCCCCACCCCGCCCGCTTCGACACCGAGGACCAGGCCGGCCTGGAACGCCTGGCTGCGATCTGGGTGGCGGGGAGCGATTGA
- a CDS encoding IclR family transcriptional regulator, whose product MPETLTGGPARGAAPARRGPAVPAAAPAAPTGTQSVERAISLLRILARRDAGGARLVDVVADSGLNKPTVRRLLLVLMREGLVDQDPGSRRYHLGVETFALGSVAAERFGIRKIAAPAVLRIAEASGDTAYLSVRSGFDAICVERQEGAFPIRTLTLAVGDRRPLGVGAGSLALLAFQPDLNEVRSIIDVNAGRVNSYAPRFEPQRLLALVDQTRSQGYAFNDGLIVAGMSAVAVPILNRRGEPEAALSIAAIDSRMTPERRAQLVALLQRERERIEQQLGRTQSPGARDLALRARNRMRA is encoded by the coding sequence ATGCCCGAGACCCTGACGGGCGGACCCGCCCGTGGTGCCGCCCCCGCCCGCCGTGGACCCGCGGTCCCCGCCGCGGCACCTGCCGCCCCCACCGGAACCCAGTCGGTGGAACGTGCGATCAGCCTGTTGCGCATCCTGGCCCGGCGCGATGCCGGCGGGGCGCGACTGGTCGACGTGGTCGCCGACAGCGGCCTGAACAAGCCGACCGTGCGCCGCCTGCTGCTGGTGCTGATGCGCGAAGGCCTGGTCGACCAGGACCCGGGCAGCCGCCGCTATCATCTGGGGGTGGAGACCTTTGCGCTGGGCTCGGTTGCGGCCGAACGCTTCGGCATCCGCAAGATCGCGGCCCCGGCGGTGCTGCGCATCGCCGAAGCCTCGGGCGATACGGCCTATCTCTCGGTCCGATCAGGCTTCGATGCGATCTGCGTGGAGCGGCAGGAAGGCGCCTTCCCGATCCGCACGCTGACGCTTGCGGTGGGCGACCGGCGGCCGCTGGGCGTGGGCGCCGGCAGCCTGGCGCTGCTCGCCTTCCAGCCCGATCTGAACGAGGTCCGCTCGATCATCGACGTGAATGCCGGGCGGGTGAATTCCTACGCGCCGCGCTTCGAACCCCAGCGCCTGCTGGCCCTGGTCGACCAGACCCGCAGCCAGGGCTATGCCTTCAATGACGGGCTGATCGTGGCGGGAATGAGCGCCGTGGCCGTGCCGATCCTGAACCGGCGCGGGGAGCCCGAGGCGGCGTTGAGCATCGCCGCGATCGACAGCCGGATGACGCCCGAGCGCCGCGCCCAGCTGGTCGCCCTGCTGCAGCGGGAGCGGGAGCGGATCGAACAGCAGCTGGGCCGCACCCAGTCGCCGGGGGCGCGGGATCTGGCGCTTCGGGCGCGGAACCGCATGCGGGCCTGA
- a CDS encoding thiamine pyrophosphate-dependent dehydrogenase E1 component subunit alpha: MMWRIRAFERAAEAGLADGHVAGAVHMSIGQEAVAAGVSAHLIKADVIASTHRGHGHSIAKGADLHGMMLELYGRAGGSCAGKGGSMHIADFDVGMLGANGVVGAGLPIAVGAAQGLRLLGRNAIAVCYFGDGAANRGPFLESLNWAAVFRLPVLFVCEDNNWSATTRTATMSAGPGIAARAEALGVPAVSIDGNDVEAVDETAGRLIADIRAGGGPRLLHARTYRLKGHTVTDPAPYRPAEEVAARWEDDPIARNAAELKALGLDEDEIAAIEAAETRRIADVVAAALAAPFPETAAAFDDVQDVGRPVAGAERGLAHTLPAEHLA, encoded by the coding sequence ATGATGTGGCGCATCCGCGCCTTCGAACGGGCCGCCGAAGCGGGGCTCGCCGACGGCCATGTGGCGGGTGCCGTGCACATGTCCATCGGCCAGGAAGCCGTGGCCGCGGGCGTTTCCGCCCATCTGATCAAGGCGGATGTGATCGCATCCACCCATCGCGGCCATGGCCACAGCATCGCCAAGGGCGCCGATCTTCACGGCATGATGCTGGAACTCTATGGCCGGGCGGGCGGTTCCTGCGCCGGCAAGGGCGGTTCCATGCACATCGCCGATTTCGATGTCGGCATGCTGGGGGCCAATGGCGTGGTCGGGGCCGGCCTGCCGATCGCCGTGGGCGCGGCGCAGGGGCTGCGCCTGCTGGGCCGCAACGCCATCGCGGTCTGCTATTTCGGCGACGGCGCGGCCAATCGCGGACCGTTCCTGGAATCGCTCAACTGGGCGGCGGTGTTTCGCCTGCCGGTCCTGTTCGTCTGCGAGGACAACAACTGGTCGGCCACGACCCGCACCGCGACCATGAGCGCCGGCCCCGGCATCGCCGCCCGGGCCGAGGCGCTGGGCGTGCCGGCCGTCAGCATCGACGGCAATGATGTCGAGGCCGTGGATGAAACCGCCGGCCGGCTGATTGCCGATATCCGCGCCGGCGGCGGGCCGCGGCTGCTGCATGCCCGCACCTACCGGCTGAAGGGCCATACCGTCACCGACCCCGCCCCCTATCGCCCGGCGGAAGAGGTGGCGGCACGGTGGGAAGACGATCCCATCGCCCGCAATGCCGCCGAGCTGAAGGCGCTGGGCCTGGACGAGGACGAGATCGCGGCCATCGAGGCGGCCGAAACGCGGCGCATCGCCGATGTGGTCGCAGCCGCCCTCGCCGCCCCCTTCCCCGAAACCGCTGCCGCCTTCGACGACGTCCAGGATGTCGGCCGCCCGGTCGCCGGGGCCGAACGCGGCCTTGCCCACACCCTTCCGGCGGAGCATCTGGCATGA
- a CDS encoding TolC family protein — translation MNGIGRHGRKAVAGVLAAALLAGCTVTPEPIAPEMTQARISADLARMFSNQEPVSGRLSLHEAMARAILYNLDGRLRTMEQALSQRQLDLSRWDMLPSLAASAGFVGRDNVSASSSENVATGTESLVPSTSTERNRRVADLNMSWNILDFGVSYVTAQQNADRSLIAAEQRRRVVHTIIQDVRSAYWRAVAAERVLSRIDPLMTRIESALASSAQIERQQLRAPTEALTYRRGLLDALRQLQAQKRELRLAKTELAALINLRPGEDFTLEAPETQAALPPVTSSAEDLEVLALANRPEVRELDYQTRISQKETRKALLRLLPGIELDLGAHYDSNKYLVNNDWADYGVKVTWNLLNILRIPGAMAVAEANEEVVDARRMAISMAVLAQVHVAQTNYDEARIQYQTARELADLDARILDQAKAAAGTSMGELQVIQTELASVQSQLRRDLAFADANNAFGRLFLSIGADPLPEALEAPTVATLTQAIDRTETNWREGRPTFAPVPPAVDKPKLASAD, via the coding sequence ATGAACGGGATCGGGCGGCACGGCCGCAAGGCGGTGGCGGGCGTGCTGGCCGCGGCGCTGCTCGCGGGGTGCACCGTGACGCCGGAGCCGATCGCGCCGGAGATGACCCAGGCGCGGATTTCGGCCGATCTTGCGCGGATGTTCTCGAACCAGGAGCCGGTGAGCGGCCGGTTGAGCCTGCACGAGGCCATGGCGCGGGCCATCCTCTACAATCTGGACGGCCGGCTCCGCACCATGGAACAGGCGCTGAGCCAGCGGCAGCTGGATCTGTCGCGCTGGGACATGCTGCCCTCGCTGGCCGCCTCGGCGGGCTTCGTCGGGCGTGACAACGTTTCGGCGTCGAGCAGCGAGAACGTCGCGACCGGCACCGAATCGCTGGTGCCCTCGACCTCGACCGAGCGCAACCGCCGGGTCGCCGACCTCAATATGTCGTGGAACATCCTCGATTTCGGCGTCTCTTACGTCACCGCCCAGCAGAATGCCGACCGGTCGCTGATCGCCGCCGAACAGCGCCGCCGGGTGGTGCATACCATCATCCAGGACGTCCGTTCGGCCTATTGGCGGGCGGTGGCGGCGGAGCGGGTGCTGTCGCGCATCGACCCGCTGATGACCCGGATCGAGAGTGCGCTCGCCTCGTCGGCCCAGATCGAGCGCCAGCAGCTGAGGGCGCCGACCGAGGCGCTGACCTATCGCCGCGGCCTGCTGGATGCCCTGCGCCAGCTTCAGGCGCAGAAGCGCGAACTGCGTCTGGCCAAGACCGAGCTGGCGGCGCTGATCAATCTGCGCCCGGGCGAGGACTTCACGCTGGAGGCGCCCGAGACCCAGGCCGCCCTGCCGCCGGTGACCTCGTCGGCCGAAGACCTGGAAGTGCTGGCCCTGGCCAACCGGCCCGAGGTGCGCGAGCTGGACTATCAGACCCGCATCTCGCAGAAGGAAACCCGCAAGGCGCTGCTGCGGCTGCTGCCGGGCATCGAGCTCGATCTCGGCGCCCATTACGACAGCAACAAGTATCTGGTGAACAACGACTGGGCCGATTACGGCGTCAAGGTCACCTGGAACCTGCTCAACATCCTGCGCATCCCCGGCGCCATGGCGGTCGCCGAGGCGAACGAAGAGGTGGTCGACGCCCGGCGCATGGCGATCAGCATGGCGGTGCTGGCCCAGGTGCATGTCGCCCAGACCAATTACGACGAGGCGCGGATCCAGTATCAGACCGCCCGCGAACTGGCCGATCTGGATGCCCGCATCCTGGACCAGGCCAAGGCCGCGGCCGGTACCAGCATGGGCGAACTGCAGGTCATCCAGACCGAGCTTGCCTCGGTGCAGAGCCAGCTGCGCCGCGATCTGGCCTTTGCCGACGCCAACAACGCCTTTGGGCGCCTGTTCCTGTCGATCGGCGCCGACCCGCTGCCCGAGGCGCTGGAGGCGCCCACGGTCGCGACGCTGACCCAGGCGATCGACCGGACCGAGACCAACTGGCGCGAGGGCCGGCCGACTTTTGCGCCCGTGCCGCCGGCAGTGGACAAGCCGAAGCTCGCTTCCGCCGACTGA
- a CDS encoding LysR family transcriptional regulator, with product MLVRHLSYFVTLAGEKHFARAAARCNITQPTLSAAIRKLEQDLEVRLVVRGHRFTGLTAEGEKLLVWARQILRDYDSLREDLGGGSGLTGTLRLGVIPAAMPSVAFLSARFMAAHPAARIAIQSLTSRAIQRGLDAFELDGGLTYLENEPPEHVRLLPLYQERYVFVTGPDHPFAGRDRLGWAEAFTQTLCLLSEDMQNRRILNKVASGLGVTVDAPVVSNSFLGVCAHIRQGGWSSIVPHTFLHVLGATPDLVSIDLVDPVHTQSVGLVLSDRDPPSPMAAALLTCLRGADFERDFARENARVDRGR from the coding sequence ATGCTCGTCCGTCATCTCTCGTATTTCGTGACCCTGGCCGGCGAGAAGCATTTCGCCCGGGCGGCGGCGCGCTGCAACATCACCCAGCCCACGCTCTCGGCCGCGATCCGCAAGCTGGAGCAGGATCTGGAGGTGCGGCTGGTGGTGCGCGGCCACCGCTTCACCGGGCTGACCGCCGAGGGCGAGAAGCTGCTGGTCTGGGCCCGCCAGATCCTGCGCGATTACGACAGCCTGCGCGAGGATCTGGGCGGCGGCAGCGGGCTGACCGGCACGCTCAGACTGGGGGTGATCCCCGCGGCCATGCCCTCGGTGGCGTTTCTGAGCGCACGCTTCATGGCCGCCCATCCCGCCGCCCGCATCGCCATTCAGTCGCTCACCTCCCGCGCTATCCAGCGCGGGCTCGACGCCTTCGAGCTGGATGGCGGCCTGACCTATCTTGAGAACGAGCCGCCGGAACATGTCCGGCTGCTGCCGCTATATCAGGAGCGCTATGTCTTCGTGACCGGCCCCGATCATCCCTTCGCGGGCCGCGACCGGCTGGGCTGGGCCGAGGCCTTCACCCAGACGCTGTGCCTGCTCAGCGAGGACATGCAGAACCGCCGGATCCTGAACAAGGTCGCCTCAGGGCTGGGGGTGACGGTCGATGCGCCGGTCGTGAGCAATTCTTTCCTCGGGGTCTGCGCCCATATCCGCCAGGGCGGCTGGTCCAGCATCGTGCCGCATACGTTTCTGCATGTGCTGGGCGCGACGCCCGATCTGGTCTCGATCGATCTGGTCGATCCGGTCCACACCCAGTCGGTGGGGCTGGTGCTGTCGGATCGTGACCCGCCGTCGCCCATGGCTGCGGCCCTGCTCACCTGTCTGCGCGGCGCGGATTTCGAGCGGGATTTCGCCCGGGAAAACGCCCGGGTTGATAGAGGACGGTGA
- a CDS encoding alpha-ketoacid dehydrogenase subunit beta translates to MSGFTYIEGARRALAEELERDPRVWALGEDLGRGGVFRQYDGLQARFGETRVVDTPISEATIMGAAVGAALVGSRPVVEMRFSDFALCAVDELVNQAAKNRFMFGGQGRVPLVVRQPIGVWRSSGAQHSQSLESWWVHIPGLVVTAPATPADAYALLKAAIRCDDPVVHLEHKALWPLSGAAPESDAPAELGRAAIRRPGRDVTIVAWSAAVHEALEAARLAALEGVEAEVIDLRSLWPWDADCVLSSVARTRRLIVAQEAVRDAGFGAEIVATVTEALGDRLEAKPVRLGAPRIPVGYSAPLEAAYRVGPDNIARAITAMAA, encoded by the coding sequence ATGAGCGGCTTCACCTATATCGAGGGCGCCCGCCGGGCGCTGGCGGAAGAGCTGGAGCGCGACCCCAGGGTCTGGGCGCTGGGCGAGGATCTGGGCCGCGGCGGCGTGTTCAGGCAGTATGACGGCCTGCAGGCCCGCTTCGGCGAGACCCGGGTGGTCGACACGCCGATCTCGGAAGCGACGATCATGGGCGCTGCAGTCGGGGCCGCCCTGGTCGGCAGCCGGCCCGTGGTCGAGATGCGCTTCTCGGATTTCGCCCTCTGCGCGGTCGACGAGCTGGTCAATCAGGCGGCCAAGAACCGCTTCATGTTCGGCGGCCAGGGCCGGGTGCCGCTGGTTGTCCGCCAGCCGATCGGCGTCTGGCGATCCTCGGGCGCCCAGCATTCGCAGTCGCTGGAAAGCTGGTGGGTGCATATCCCGGGCCTGGTGGTGACGGCACCCGCCACCCCGGCCGATGCCTATGCCCTGCTCAAGGCGGCGATCCGCTGCGACGACCCGGTGGTGCATCTGGAGCACAAGGCGCTCTGGCCGCTGTCGGGGGCGGCGCCCGAAAGCGACGCCCCGGCGGAACTCGGACGGGCGGCGATCCGGCGCCCCGGCCGCGACGTCACCATCGTCGCCTGGTCGGCAGCGGTGCATGAAGCACTTGAAGCGGCCCGCCTGGCGGCGCTGGAGGGCGTCGAGGCCGAGGTGATCGATCTGCGCAGCCTCTGGCCCTGGGATGCCGATTGCGTGCTGTCATCGGTGGCCCGTACCCGCCGGCTGATCGTGGCGCAGGAGGCCGTGCGCGATGCCGGCTTCGGAGCCGAGATCGTCGCCACCGTCACCGAGGCGCTGGGCGACCGGCTGGAGGCGAAACCGGTCCGCCTGGGCGCACCCCGCATCCCGGTCGGCTATTCGGCGCCGCTTGAAGCCGCCTATCGGGTCGGCCCCGACAACATCGCCCGGGCGATCACCGCCATGGCGGCCTGA
- a CDS encoding type II toxin-antitoxin system RelE/ParE family toxin: MNAWFARFVRKQRLPLSPLVDAVRRANAGQIDADLGGGVIKQRIARPGQGKSGGYRTIIFFRHHDRAFFIYGFSKSDLANLTESEERQFKEAARRVLALTGKELTELVRRGDFLEIAHDDEEISQ; this comes from the coding sequence ATGAATGCCTGGTTTGCCCGCTTCGTTCGCAAACAGCGGCTACCACTGTCCCCATTGGTGGATGCCGTAAGGCGGGCCAACGCCGGCCAGATTGATGCAGACCTCGGTGGCGGGGTAATCAAACAAAGGATTGCGCGCCCCGGCCAGGGGAAATCCGGAGGTTATCGGACGATCATATTCTTCAGGCATCATGATCGTGCGTTCTTCATTTACGGCTTTTCCAAGAGTGATCTGGCTAATCTGACTGAGTCTGAAGAACGGCAGTTCAAAGAGGCAGCCCGTCGCGTCCTTGCCCTGACAGGGAAAGAGCTGACAGAACTCGTTCGAAGGGGCGACTTCCTGGAGATCGCACACGATGATGAAGAGATATCGCAGTGA
- a CDS encoding DHA2 family efflux MFS transporter permease subunit, producing the protein MTAPRDGSDDETRLPEPAVTAGPAITATERRLAIAALMCGTIATVLSATLINVALATFMADMGVGHTVAQGLSTGFLAANTIAMPVAPWMMGRLGFRKLYILAIAVFVAAALLGGFAPGAHAAIAARVIQGAAAGMIQPLAMVVIFRMYPPDKRGAAMGLYGLGVVLAPALAPSLGGALVEFAGWRSVFFVAIPVCLVGMGLAMKALPDARPAGAGGRFDGLGFVLLATALVSLIGVLSLGKSQGWVSLPVLGLVVLCVAAATAFLAWERRVTRPLMDLKIYRAPGFAAAALCSMTLGLGLFGSTYLLPLLLETARGMSPAEVGLAMAPGGFAMAAMFPIAGRLADRMPARPQVMIGLGCFALHAVLITWAEFSAGFWVIAGIMAFGRMSLALVMPALSAGGLRLLGESQVAQGAAALNVGRQFGGAVGVAILAVVLETAEAALPGQTMEAFAITLMVMAGFGLTAMFVALRLPGRV; encoded by the coding sequence GTGACGGCCCCCCGCGACGGATCCGACGACGAGACGCGGCTGCCCGAACCCGCCGTGACCGCAGGCCCCGCGATCACGGCGACCGAACGCCGGCTCGCCATCGCGGCGCTGATGTGCGGCACCATCGCCACCGTGCTCTCGGCCACGCTGATCAATGTGGCGCTCGCCACCTTCATGGCCGATATGGGCGTCGGCCATACGGTCGCCCAGGGCCTCTCCACCGGCTTTCTGGCCGCCAACACCATCGCCATGCCCGTGGCGCCCTGGATGATGGGGCGGCTGGGCTTTCGCAAGCTCTACATCCTGGCGATCGCGGTCTTCGTGGCCGCGGCGCTGCTGGGCGGCTTCGCGCCCGGCGCCCATGCCGCCATCGCCGCCCGGGTCATCCAGGGGGCGGCGGCGGGCATGATCCAGCCGCTGGCCATGGTGGTGATTTTCCGCATGTACCCGCCCGACAAGCGCGGTGCCGCCATGGGGCTCTACGGCCTGGGCGTGGTGCTGGCGCCGGCGCTGGCGCCCAGCCTGGGCGGTGCGCTGGTCGAATTCGCCGGCTGGCGGTCGGTGTTCTTCGTGGCGATCCCGGTCTGCCTGGTCGGCATGGGGCTGGCCATGAAGGCCCTGCCCGATGCCCGGCCGGCCGGGGCGGGGGGCCGGTTCGACGGGCTTGGCTTCGTGCTGCTTGCAACCGCGCTCGTCTCGCTGATCGGGGTGTTGAGCCTGGGCAAGTCGCAGGGCTGGGTGTCGCTGCCGGTTCTGGGGCTGGTGGTGCTGTGCGTGGCGGCGGCGACGGCCTTCCTCGCCTGGGAAAGGCGGGTGACCCGGCCGCTGATGGATCTGAAGATCTATCGCGCGCCGGGCTTTGCCGCGGCGGCGCTCTGTTCCATGACGCTCGGCCTCGGCCTGTTCGGCTCCACCTATCTGCTGCCGCTGCTGCTGGAAACCGCGCGGGGGATGAGCCCGGCCGAGGTGGGGCTCGCCATGGCCCCCGGCGGCTTCGCCATGGCGGCGATGTTCCCGATCGCCGGGCGCCTGGCCGACCGCATGCCGGCGCGGCCGCAGGTGATGATCGGCCTCGGCTGTTTTGCGCTGCATGCGGTGCTGATCACCTGGGCCGAATTTTCGGCCGGCTTCTGGGTGATCGCCGGCATCATGGCCTTCGGGCGGATGTCGCTGGCCCTGGTGATGCCGGCCCTGTCGGCCGGCGGGCTCAGGCTGCTCGGCGAAAGCCAGGTGGCGCAGGGGGCGGCTGCCCTGAATGTCGGGCGCCAGTTCGGCGGCGCGGTCGGTGTCGCCATCCTGGCGGTGGTGCTGGAAACCGCCGAGGCGGCGCTGCCCGGCCAGACCATGGAGGCCTTCGCGATCACCCTGATGGTGATGGCAGGCTTCGGGCTGACCGCCATGTTCGTGGCCCTGCGCCTGCCCGGCCGGGTATAG
- a CDS encoding helix-turn-helix domain-containing protein, with protein sequence MMKRYRSDPLAAIHETMEALHDIGAIDKKTMRDFDDACLTPVESMSPDDIRALRERERLSQPVFARYLNVSRNLVSDWERGVKKPGGPALRLLTVIRKKGLEAIT encoded by the coding sequence ATGATGAAGAGATATCGCAGTGATCCTCTCGCAGCGATCCACGAGACGATGGAAGCGCTGCACGATATTGGCGCCATCGACAAGAAGACGATGCGTGATTTCGATGATGCATGCCTGACACCAGTCGAAAGCATGTCACCAGATGACATACGAGCACTCCGTGAACGGGAACGCTTGTCCCAGCCAGTGTTCGCCCGCTATCTGAATGTCAGTCGGAATCTCGTGTCAGACTGGGAACGTGGCGTCAAAAAACCTGGCGGCCCCGCGCTTCGCCTGTTGACGGTAATCAGGAAGAAGGGCCTGGAGGCCATCACCTGA
- a CDS encoding OFA family MFS transporter → MVQIAATDGPGARPGLLDRERIIARPGFNRWLVPPAALAIHLCIGMAYGFSVFWLPLSRAIGVTQPVACADLTLLSALTTTSCDWRISDLVWIYTLFFVVLGTSAAVFGGWLERAGPRKAGVVAAICWCGGMAVSALGIASHQLWLMWLGSGVIGGVGLGLGYISPVSTLIKWFPDRRGMATGMAIMGFGGGAMIGSPLANMMMNHFRTPDSVGVWETFLALGAIYLVFMLAGAFGYRVPPAGWRPDGWTPKPASKAMITHGHVHLRDAHKTLQFWLIWAVLCLNVSASIGIIGVAAPMLQEIFGGALVGAPDVGFLEFDEQQKLSAAAIAAGFVGLISLFNIGGRFFWASLSDHLGRKATYAVFFVLGAGLYLAAPMLAGSHALALFVLAFCVIASMYGGGFATIPAYLADIFGTQFVGAIHGRLLTAWSTAGILGPLVVAYMRDAQIAAGVPRPQIYDTIMIVLAVMLAAGFLCNLAIRPLAERWFIGKAELAEIQAKLRPVDAAHEGSFGIGRGGIDARAAIAWAAVGLPILWGVWITLDKALVLFR, encoded by the coding sequence ATGGTCCAGATCGCCGCCACCGACGGCCCGGGCGCCCGCCCCGGGCTGCTCGATCGCGAACGCATCATCGCCCGTCCGGGCTTCAATCGCTGGCTGGTGCCGCCGGCGGCGCTTGCCATCCATCTCTGCATCGGCATGGCCTATGGGTTCAGCGTCTTCTGGCTGCCGCTGTCGCGCGCGATCGGCGTGACCCAGCCGGTCGCCTGCGCCGATCTCACGCTCCTGTCGGCGCTGACCACCACCAGCTGCGACTGGCGGATCAGCGATCTGGTCTGGATCTATACCCTGTTCTTCGTGGTGCTCGGCACCTCGGCCGCGGTGTTCGGCGGCTGGCTGGAACGGGCCGGCCCGCGCAAGGCCGGTGTCGTGGCCGCGATCTGCTGGTGCGGCGGCATGGCGGTGTCGGCGCTGGGCATCGCCAGCCATCAGCTCTGGCTGATGTGGCTGGGCTCGGGCGTGATCGGCGGCGTCGGTCTGGGGCTCGGCTACATCTCGCCGGTCTCCACCCTGATCAAATGGTTCCCCGACCGGCGCGGCATGGCCACCGGCATGGCGATCATGGGCTTCGGCGGCGGTGCGATGATCGGCAGCCCGCTCGCCAACATGATGATGAACCACTTCCGCACGCCTGATTCGGTGGGGGTATGGGAAACCTTCCTGGCGCTGGGCGCGATCTATCTGGTGTTCATGCTGGCCGGCGCCTTCGGCTACCGCGTGCCGCCGGCCGGCTGGCGCCCGGATGGCTGGACGCCGAAACCGGCGTCCAAGGCCATGATCACCCATGGCCATGTCCATCTGCGCGACGCCCATAAGACGCTGCAATTCTGGCTGATCTGGGCGGTGCTGTGCCTGAACGTCTCGGCCAGCATCGGCATCATCGGCGTGGCCGCACCCATGCTGCAGGAAATCTTCGGCGGCGCGCTGGTCGGGGCCCCCGATGTCGGCTTCCTGGAATTCGACGAGCAGCAGAAACTTTCGGCCGCGGCGATCGCCGCCGGCTTCGTGGGGCTGATCTCGCTGTTCAACATCGGCGGCCGCTTCTTCTGGGCCTCATTGTCGGATCATCTGGGCCGCAAGGCCACCTATGCGGTGTTTTTCGTGCTGGGGGCCGGCCTCTATCTGGCGGCGCCGATGCTGGCGGGCAGCCATGCGCTGGCGTTGTTCGTGCTCGCCTTCTGCGTCATCGCTTCGATGTATGGCGGCGGCTTCGCGACCATCCCGGCCTATCTGGCCGACATCTTCGGCACCCAGTTCGTCGGTGCTATCCACGGCCGCCTGCTCACCGCCTGGTCGACCGCGGGCATTCTGGGGCCGCTGGTGGTCGCCTATATGCGCGACGCCCAGATCGCCGCCGGCGTGCCGCGGCCGCAGATCTACGACACGATCATGATCGTGCTGGCGGTGATGCTGGCCGCAGGCTTCCTCTGCAACCTGGCGATCCGGCCCCTGGCCGAGCGCTGGTTCATCGGCAAGGCGGAACTGGCCGAGATCCAGGCGAAGCTCCGCCCGGTGGATGCCGCGCATGAAGGCTCGTTCGGCATCGGCCGTGGCGGCATCGACGCCCGCGCCGCCATCGCCTGGGCCGCCGTCGGTCTGCCGATCCTCTGGGGTGTGTGGATCACCCTCGACAAGGCGCTGGTGCTGTTCCGGTAA
- a CDS encoding MarR family transcriptional regulator, with amino-acid sequence MLPVIDPVNATVPVPTTGPDAPPRARLGWTVARLARSWRALLDQRLAPHNLTQSRWRVMNVVATEPRALTQRELAERLAIEAPTLVRLLDRLEADGLVTRCADPDDRRRKVIRLGPNAAPATRTISQAITEVRDDLLGDMPEERIVEALALLDMIQARTDRLLSGATAADDDQGGAR; translated from the coding sequence ATGCTGCCCGTCATCGATCCGGTCAATGCCACCGTTCCCGTTCCCACCACCGGCCCGGACGCGCCGCCCAGGGCGCGCCTGGGCTGGACCGTCGCGCGGCTGGCGCGCAGCTGGCGGGCGCTGCTCGACCAGCGTCTGGCACCGCATAATCTGACCCAGTCGCGCTGGCGGGTGATGAATGTGGTGGCGACCGAGCCCCGCGCCCTGACCCAGCGGGAACTGGCCGAGCGCCTGGCGATCGAGGCGCCGACCCTGGTGCGGCTGCTGGACCGGCTGGAGGCGGACGGGCTGGTGACGCGCTGCGCCGACCCCGACGACCGCCGGCGCAAGGTGATCCGGTTGGGGCCGAATGCTGCCCCGGCCACCCGGACGATCAGCCAGGCGATCACCGAGGTGCGCGACGATCTGCTGGGCGACATGCCCGAAGAGCGCATCGTCGAGGCGCTGGCCCTTCTCGACATGATCCAGGCCCGCACCGACCGCCTGCTGTCGGGGGCCACGGCCGCCGATGACGATCAGGGAGGCGCCCGGTGA